In Vigna angularis cultivar LongXiaoDou No.4 chromosome 8, ASM1680809v1, whole genome shotgun sequence, the DNA window TTGGTGTGAgtgcttttttattttggtttgctCTAGTTTTATCAAAAAGTTTGAATTGAATGAAATGGTTGTTGAGCTTTGCTCAGAGAATTGTGGGGTATCGTCCATGAGTCCTAGGATTTCATTCTCTCATGACTTCTCGCAATCAGATGTTATTCCAGTTGAGAAGCACCCTTTGAGATCAAACTCATCTGGCTTGAGCTCAAGCATTGACTTCAATTTCTGTGTTCAGGAAAGCTTAGAGCTTGAATCCTCTTCAGCAGATGAGCTTTTCTCACATGGGGTTATCCTTCCCACTCAAATCAAGAAGGGCCTCAACAATGTTGTTTTGAAGCAAAAAAGTCAACAGCTAGCACCACCGTCTCAACCCCCATTACCACCCTCGAAAGCTGTTTGTGACAATGCCCCTGCCACCACCAGAAAAAGCTCAAAGAAAGAGAGTCACAAAGATAGCAAGGACTTGAATGAGGAAGCTGATGAGAAGCATAGTTCCAAGTCATTCTGGAGATTTAAGAGAAGCAGCAGCTGTGGAAGTGGATATGGGAGAAGCTTATGTCCTTTGCCACTTTTGTCTA includes these proteins:
- the LOC108345160 gene encoding uncharacterized protein LOC108345160; protein product: MVVELCSENCGVSSMSPRISFSHDFSQSDVIPVEKHPLRSNSSGLSSSIDFNFCVQESLELESSSADELFSHGVILPTQIKKGLNNVVLKQKSQQLAPPSQPPLPPSKAVCDNAPATTRKSSKKESHKDSKDLNEEADEKHSSKSFWRFKRSSSCGSGYGRSLCPLPLLSRSNSTGSSPSVKRIPLSKEGHHVKQNSQKRSSSISRSHPQSLASHNNHQKPPLKRSHGSYANGIRVSPVLNVPSANLFGFGSIFSNNRDKSKKK